The Papaver somniferum cultivar HN1 chromosome 6, ASM357369v1, whole genome shotgun sequence genome segment TTTCTAGAGTTGATTATGTGTAAACTTGGTTGAAGAGTAGCTTTTGCGGTGGAAGGAAGCGTTGGATTGGTAGTATGAGGTGGTGCATGAGTATTCATTGGTGGAAGTGGGAGGCTGTGACCGGATGAGTGGGAGAATAAAAAAAGAATTTCAGAAATTATAGACACCACTGAGACTTGGTTAGATATAGAAGAAACAAAACCTAAATTGTGTTTCCCAGCCGAACAAGGAGAGAATCAAGGAGGAAAGGCAAAAATTTGTGGATGTTTGTTCTTCATTCCAACGAACATCAGTGTCGTTGACGTGCAAATTCTTTTAGATCTTGAAGTCAATGCCCGCGGTCATATATTACACACAAATTCCTATCTATCTACCTgataatatttttcttaattatgcGATTAAATCTGGAATAAGTGTATAATTCAACAATTAGTTAAAACAACACATTTTAACTGCAAACTTCAAATACTAATTTTTAGTCTCAAAAATATATCTAATTTGATAAAAAAATTATATTCGTTGTACGGGTCTTTATATCTATcgtaaatttcatttttttttttgttatgcgtaaggatataattgtaaaaaacaCATAAAAATCTCCTCATTTCTGCGAAAagaaaaattcacaaaatttCACTATATTTCTAGAACATAAGGATATATAATTGGAAAAACCACTTAAAAGTCTCCTTATTTTTTTTATAGAGAAAAACAATTcaaaaaaattcaagaaaaaaaaaacaaactgtgCGGCTGTGCATGTTGCCCATAGATAGAACCTCTTAGAATTGCATTAGAGGGCCAAAAAGGTATTTTAGATGCCACCGTCACCCATATCCAATCGCCACTGTTCCCGTCTGGTACCACGCCTTGAATTCTTAACCTAAGGTGAGCAGGCTGACGCTTTACCAACTACGCCAAGGAAGTAGTAGTGATTTATGCCCATGCCAAGGCTGAGATCAGCCAATTGACCGACTATTGAATCGCCCATTAAATCCTACAACCACCAACAACCTTAGCAAATGATGGTGATGTCATGCTGACATGCATGCTCGGGGTCCAAGGAATGAACAGATTGCCATTTTGGACTAGTTTAATGAAAATATGTTGTGTTTAAATATCACCTTCGGTACTGTACTCTTGAGCTAGATAGACTTTGTAGGGCAAGATACTTAAGATTATGGAAGTAGAGAAGAAGAGAGACTACAGAGGTCATGTAATGGTGGTACCATATCATGGTCAAGGCCATATGAACCCAATGCTTCAATTCTGCAAACGCCTATCTTCAAAAGGAATCAAAATAACAGTAGCTACTACTGTTTCTGTCATCAAATCTCTTCAACAAACCAAACAAGTAATTATTGGAGAATCCATAAGCTTAGAACCCATTTATGATGACATTATTGAAGGTGACATGAAAACACTCGGAGGATTCAAAGTTTTCTCAGAAAAGTTTGAATCCATTGCTTCAAAAAATTTAGAGAAACTCATCATGAAAACCCAAGAAAACCCATTAGATTACCTTATCAAGTGTCTTGTTTATGATGCTAATTTGCCATGGTGTTTAGGTATAGCAAAAGAAGTGAGTGTTCTTGGAGCAGCTTTTTTCACTCAATCTTGTTCTTCAATTTATAGTTACTACAAAATGACATTAGATGGTGAAGAAGGTGACAAAGGGCCTAATTCTTCTATTCCTGATTTATCTACAATTGGGATTCCTGTTCTGAGATCTTTTGAGGGCACTTCAAATTCCAGTGGGAAACACCCACCTTTCTTGAAATTCATTTTGGATCAGCTGTCAAATATCAAGGAAGCTGATTGGGTTCTTTTCAACTCATTTGATCAGTTGGAAGAAGAGGTAAGCAccatttcttcttttctcttttcaaGAAAATTCAGAATAACTTggaaaaattttcatttttatccTTGGAGTAACATCCAGGGGAGcctatttttaagttttcttcACTCTCTAGGTGGTGGAATGGATGTCAAAGATGTGCCCAGTGAAGACGATCGGACCAACAATACCATCAGTCTACCTAGACAATAGGATCCAAGATGATAATGAATACGGTTTCAATCTCTTCAAGCCAAATGAAGATGCCTGCGCAAATTGGCTGAACACCAAAGAACCAGGAACTGTGGTGTACATATCATTTGGGAGTGCAGCAAGTTTGGGGCCAGAGCAGATGGAagagattgcatggggtttaatagAAAGCAAAACTCATTTCTTGTGGGTTGTTCGAGAGTCAGAGGAAAGCAAATTACCTATCAATTTCTTGCAAGAAACCTCTAAAAATGGCATTGGCTTGATTGTCAACTGGTGCCCACAACTACAGGTTTTGTCTCACGAAGCTGTTGGTTGTTTTATGACACATTGTGGATGGAATTCTACAATTGAAGGGGTCTGTTTGGGAGTCCCAATGGTTGCTATGCCACAATTTTTGGATCAGTTCAGCGGTGCAAAATTCGTTGAAGAAGTTTGGAGAATGGGAATTAGAGTTAGGGTGGATGACAAAGGTTTTGTCAGGAGAGAAGAAATTTGTAGGTGTATTAAGGAAGTAATGGAAGGAGAAAGATTCGAAGAAATCAAGAGGAATGCTAATAAATGGAAAGAGTTGGCAAAAGATGCAGTAAATGAAGGTGGAAGTTCAGATAATAACATTGAAGAGATCATTGCTCGACTTGTCCACCATTAAGATAAGGTCTCCGATCCTTTGTTTCTATGGCTTTGATCTTAGTAACTAAGGCCATTCGTTTTCTTTCTGAATAAAGGTTTCATCTGGACTTTTTTGTATGTCTTATTTGATTTCCAAGAACTTCAAAAatcaacttgatttttcttctcactaTTTGGACACTGGTTATAAGGAAATGAATACATGTATGTATATAACATGCATCTATTTAACCAAGGCAAATAGTCCAGAGCAAGCTGAGAGTAAAGCTTTATGGGAGGCAATGCAATGGGTTTTGGAGAAAAATCTGGAGAAAGTGATCTTTGAGCTGGATGCAAAGCTTGTAGTGGACCCAGTCTTGGGAGTTTCTATAAGCTGGAGATTACATAATTTGATTTTAGATATCAggatcctagttagtaagttcgcgaatgattcgcgaatcattcgcgaatttttccgtatcacgaattttatcgtcttattcgcgtacgtttgcaactccgaatccaagtcgcgtattatgtggcatttccgaattattcgcgaaccgttcacgaattttacgtatcccgaatgatacgtccgcttaattcgccataaattctttagcttttatttttcaaagactccattttttgggctttactgcctcccgagcatacacgaccgaatattagacgtgttgtgatttttatgaaacaaaaacgactgaagagatttgaaggtgaaggtgagagagatctcaaactcactaaccaagcatctaaaccaccatacgacgtcctcttggataactaatgttgtatatattattaatatcatcatattaagtttattttttctttaaataactcacacatatgcataaaaattggtccatgaccttataaatacaaattcttTGTTATATATacataccgaattttcagagccgaactcacatttataaatcgaatcatacacgtacgtatgctgttccgaattactgacgaatcacgtcccgttgaccaaattttggaccgaatctgaattttacaaaaccgtataatactcatatatttgccgaatcccgaattgctaactaggatcagAATCTTATTAAGTACTCATCCCTTTTGGCAATGTTGCTATGTgcccaaagaaaaaaaatatagttGCAGACTCTCAAAGTAGCTGGAACTCAATTTATTAGTGGTGTTTGGATTATAGCTCCTCCGGTTGAAATTGTTGATCAACTGCATAAGGATGCACACAATGTAACCGCTATTTAAAATTCAATTCAATttttcagtttcaaaaaaaaatacatgtatataTTCAATTTGTGGTACAACCAACAACATTGTTATGTTCCTGTTTCTACCTTCTAGTTCTGAAAGAGCTGACTACTGCTAAGTAGAGAGAACTCCCATCGATTTCATTTACTTTTTACATATCTGATATTTACATAAATACTTACAAGTTACAACAAAAGTAATCCTAGTTATGTACATGCCATTtacagaaacaaagaaaaatctatTCACCAGAATGGACACCACCTGAATAACAAGAAACACAATTGTATTATTTTCTGTGGTAAATGTCCAAGGAAATGGCAGAAGTGAAAATTACCACCTGTATAGTTGAATTTTACTGATTTGGCTGTAAATAACTGGAAAGAAATTGGAATTACGTACCCAACATAGTTCTGGCACAAATTTTCATGTGATGTAGCTTGAAGAATCAATTTCTGAACTTGGAGTTTAACAGAAAGCCCATGATCTACTTCACGTGCATCTCCAGGGGTCAATGTAGTATGGTCTACTGCATGTTGAGCGGAGCTGGTTGTGCTGGGGACTGAAGCACCAGTGGAGAAATCGCGCCCTGTGAGTTTATTGCTCATCCTTTCCATGACGACCACAGCACGCACATTTAGAACTTCATTAGCATTAGCATCACTAAGTTGGTTGACAGCCTGTACAAGAACGACCAATTGGGTATGAAATCACTTGCGACCTTCAATATTAAAGAACCCACAAAACCTCTAGAGGAAAATATAAATACCTGGAGAAGTTCTCTTTCTCTAGCACCTCTTTGAGGTAGCTCCCTATTGGGCGCAGGTTCTTCACTATTTACAACTGGCTGGACGTGACTATTAGTAAGAGGGACTTCGTTGAAATTAAAAAGTCGCCAATTTATAAGAGGATCGTGTACAAAAGCCTGTGAACAATTAAACATACGAATCACCAACCTTAGAAAATTTCTAAAGAAACTATTTACAAGGTCAATATGTATTAAGTGCCACACGATAATGAAAGAACAATATataggaaagaagaaaagaaatcattCAAGTAGGCGAGATGCTTGGATTAGTAAAGAGAGATGCTCTTGGTGAGTTAAACATAAGCCTAGCAGTGAAGCACAACTTTCATGTGATTAACTAGGAAAGGCGCTATTAGCAGACAGATAATCTAAGCCATGATTCCAATGAAGTTGCCTGAGTAAGATGAAGCCGCACTGTGTCTCAAAATAAAACCAAGTGATTCTAGAAGACATATTTCCTGTCATGTACCAGTGAATGGTATAAATGCTGGCCAATTTGAGCCAGTTGCTTCACAGTAACCACTAAAACAAAAACCAAACATACAAATATGAAATTTTGAATGTCTATTTTTGCTGTTCGTGGTGACTGGAATGACACCATCTAGGTTTCTACCATTATTCTCCTTTATTTGTCTTTAGAAGGTTTCAGTTGGTATTGTTTCTGTTTTCAGCTAAATAACAGCATTCAATTTTCAAGGAACTCATACAATTTTCAAGGAGCTCATACAATTTGATCAATGTGATATACTAACAGttgaataaaaatatttaattttataCCTCCATCATGGCCATGACACTATCCTTGTTTGTTCGAAGAACTTGCATAACATTCTCGCACGTCGATCTGAAGTTTCCCTCAATGCCGCTGACTTCCATAGCTTTCACAAGCATTCTAGTCAGACGGAAAGGAACCTGTTCCATGATATTTCAATAGGGGAAAACTGTAAGAATGATGAAAATGTTGGTATTCTAACACCCATAGAATTGACAAAGGTTATGCATTTATCATTTAACCAAACGTACCTTTTCCGGGAACTTCTCCCGGTTCATTGAGGCTTCGAAGCAATCTCCAAAGTCAATATGTAATATTTTCCCACTACAAAATTTTTGCAATTTAAGAATTAATTAATACCTTTAGATCGTTCTCATCTATGACAACAAAAGGAAGATCACAGAAGTTAGAAGTACCTATAACGATGTAGCATAAGATTACTTGGATGTCTGTCTCCTAATCCTAGGAGATAACCTACctggaaagaaaaaaatgaaatcacTGTTAGCTTCATGTAAAATATAAGTTGGTTTAGAGATTAGACATGAGGAACAAGTACCATGCTCATGACAGCCAAGCTTCTAGTGTAATTTGTCCTACGGTCTAGCCAGACCTCAGAAGTGCGACTTTTTAACCACAGAACCTACAACATTCAACACATAGGATTTCATAACACATGACATGGAAAATTCCTACAACAGAAAGAGCAACCAGGAAGAATCCTCAGATGATGCAAGAAGATAAATTCACAATACCGCAAGGCATTTTTTACAAGTACTAAAGAGAGAAGTGGTATCATACCCTTGACAAGTCATTCCCTTCAGTATTCTGCAAAGCATGCTCAAACACTTCGACTTTAGCGATGAGTGGCAAGTGATCATAATCCGGAGCAAAAGCCAGCATAAGTTTATGCTCTTGATTCAAGGTGATCTGTGAACCAACGTTTACAGATCAGATTTTGATTATTCTAATAACCAGAAGAAAATTATAATTTAGTTAGGCATACCAACCTTTCTGGCATCTCTGTATTCCCGGATCAAATGGTGCAAAGTATCACAGTTTGGAACCCATCCAATTAACCCACTATTGGGAGATAATGGGATGACAGCGTAACGTTGAATGGAAAGatccttctcttgagtttttctGGAGTTCTCCAACAAGGTATTCACCAGTCCAAAAAGCTAATAAAAGCACTTTTTAGTTAATACCAAATTACTACCTATTAATTATAAACTCGAAACTCTGTGATAATTTCTAGCACGGATAAGTTGAGGCGGCCAATGGGAAAGGAATTATGTTATTACCTGCATAACACGCTCATCTTGACGTAAATCTTCGTGCCCCTTCAACAGAAAAGCATAGTCTTCTCCATCACTCCCATGAATTGTCAACTTGCGGGGCCGTTGTTTAGATGTTATCACAACAAGCTGTGGCGCAAATGAAGCAATGGTAACAACAGGTGATCCTGAGATACGAGAGTAAGCACTAATATTAGAGCACTAAAGGCTTTTATAAAAGTCCATCAAATATTCACTAGAATTTGATCAATCACCTGCACGGTATGTTCCAGGCACAGCAAGCTCCAAGTCGCGGCAGTCAAGCAGCTCTGGGGAAACAGACTGCAATTTTCGAAGCCAATGAGAAAAGCACTACTGAAATCATTAAGAGACTACACTACAGTATTCCTTGCCTGCAAGTCTAGGGTTGTAAGACTAGGTAGCTGCTTGTCAATACGTCTGAATACGTGATAATAGAGATCCCATGCCTGTCAAACAAATACGTATTTGTCAATAGCAGCGTCACAAAAATTCGAAGTTGACATCTGGTGATGGTTTTGTAGCAAAAAAACCATTGAATACACTGGTGGAAGTTTTAGGCAAAACAGAGTTGGAatataggaaaagttttatcatATATAACTAGGATTTGCCAAGATCTAGAAAGATGACACCAAATGAATAATCTCAACATGAGCAAGGAAAACAAATTTTAATTCTATAACGGTAAGCCACATGCTTAACAGAAAATTCGAGAAAACGGGTATATAACTCTGTATAGCTTTTACAAGCACATTCTATGTCGTAAACAAAGAGAAACTAGAAAACCAGCATCAAACGAGAAGCGTCAACTTTTTAGTTTTTCCAGAACTAAATAAATAAACCAACCCAGATGAAACAGAATTATATAAAGGTGCATGCCAGATTCATGTAGGAACTCTATTACCTGAGTAAGTTCTGCATCCTTCCCAGTTTTCTTGTATTTCATGCAGCACTCATAGGCCTCCAGTAATTCATGGCCATATGcctgtttccaaaaaaaaaaaaaaaaaaaaagaaaagaaaagaaaaaacatattAGAAGGTCAAACATTCAACGAATCCTACGTTTGACACTTTGGTATGAGTAATTTTGAGTTTCCATAATATGGGAAAGAAAACTTGCTGAATACTGTATGCTGAAAGACTAAAATGGTGAAAATTCCAAGCTCCAACTACACAAAGCTTGCACACTCAGTGATGACACAGTACACTCTACGAGCAACATGGTCCACACGACAACTTCCCAACAAGATATCAATCTCTACTTGGTGGCAAACAGGTCGAAACAACAACTTGGTAGGGATCAGTTGTTAAGGGATATAGACACCAGATTTATTAATAATGCTTATATTCTGAAAGGTCTGTTTGCATAATGAGTTATTGTTAATGCTTATACTATGAAAGGACATCAACCACAGTTTGAGCTGAAAATACATAGGTGGACCAAAGCAtgtatgatcaggacatgtttacTAGTTAATGATCATGCAACTCACCTACTTGGCAAACTATCACCTGTTGGTCCCCATGCAATGGTCCAGGAAATTCCAAACCTAGATAAAGTACCAAAACGACCGAGATAATTACCTGGATAAAAGTTTGTTCTTTAATGGTGCTAGCGCCTTCCTTCAGCCTTTCATGCAGTGGCTCCAGCACGTTCAACAT includes the following:
- the LOC113291124 gene encoding UDP-glycosyltransferase 74F2-like; translation: MEVEKKRDYRGHVMVVPYHGQGHMNPMLQFCKRLSSKGIKITVATTVSVIKSLQQTKQVIIGESISLEPIYDDIIEGDMKTLGGFKVFSEKFESIASKNLEKLIMKTQENPLDYLIKCLVYDANLPWCLGIAKEVSVLGAAFFTQSCSSIYSYYKMTLDGEEGDKGPNSSIPDLSTIGIPVLRSFEGTSNSSGKHPPFLKFILDQLSNIKEADWVLFNSFDQLEEEVVEWMSKMCPVKTIGPTIPSVYLDNRIQDDNEYGFNLFKPNEDACANWLNTKEPGTVVYISFGSAASLGPEQMEEIAWGLIESKTHFLWVVRESEESKLPINFLQETSKNGIGLIVNWCPQLQVLSHEAVGCFMTHCGWNSTIEGVCLGVPMVAMPQFLDQFSGAKFVEEVWRMGIRVRVDDKGFVRREEICRCIKEVMEGERFEEIKRNANKWKELAKDAVNEGGSSDNNIEEIIARLVHH